From a region of the Paenibacillus lutimineralis genome:
- a CDS encoding pseudouridine synthase, which produces MRINKFISETGYCSRREADKLVESGKVTINGVTALLGSQAEPGDDVKINGVPLQEKPSKHVYIALNKPVGITSTTEQHVKGNIVDFVGHEERIFPIGRLDKDSEGLILLTSDGDIVNKILRSEGKHEKEYIVTVNRPITPSFLKAMEEGVRILGAMTLPCRITRISDRTFRIILVEGKNRQIRRMCSALGYEVQKLQRIRIMNIQLGSLKVGTWRELNEQEKRELGGMLNYKL; this is translated from the coding sequence GTGAGAATTAATAAATTTATTAGTGAGACAGGGTATTGCTCCAGACGGGAGGCAGACAAGCTGGTTGAATCCGGCAAGGTAACGATTAACGGTGTAACCGCACTGCTAGGAAGTCAGGCCGAGCCGGGAGATGATGTGAAGATTAATGGGGTTCCTCTCCAGGAGAAGCCGTCTAAGCACGTCTACATCGCTCTGAATAAGCCTGTCGGGATTACGAGTACAACAGAGCAGCATGTCAAAGGCAATATCGTCGATTTTGTTGGGCATGAAGAACGTATTTTTCCAATCGGACGCTTGGATAAGGATTCGGAAGGATTGATTTTGCTAACCAGCGATGGTGACATTGTTAATAAGATCTTGCGGTCTGAAGGCAAGCATGAGAAGGAATATATCGTTACAGTGAACCGCCCGATTACGCCTTCGTTCCTGAAAGCGATGGAGGAGGGCGTCAGGATCCTAGGCGCGATGACCTTACCTTGCCGGATTACAAGAATCTCTGATCGAACGTTCAGAATTATACTTGTCGAAGGTAAGAATCGCCAGATTCGCCGCATGTGCAGTGCTCTCGGGTATGAAGTACAGAAGCTGCAGCGGATTCGTATTATGAATATCCAGCTGGGATCATTGAAGGTTGGAACGTGGCGAGAATTGAACGAGCAGGAGAAGAGAGAGCTTGGTGGGATGTTGAATTATAAGCTCTAA
- a CDS encoding flagellar motor protein MotB translates to MRKRNQEHEEHADESWLLPYSDLMTLLLAMFIVLFGMSSVNAEKFKAVSDAFNNVLSGGSGILDQSSFNSNDMQSFKVQPKPDDVKASVNELRRREQENLEGLKKQLDNYIKQNGLTNDLDTKLNQSQLMITISDKALFPSGEAEVKPDARKLAEAISDMLEQFPDYEVIVSGHTDNIPISNKEYPSNWDLSSARALNFMKILMLNTQLDPQKFSAIGYGEYHPVSTNESAVGRAQNRRVEVSIIRKYVDPDQKLGVTTAHE, encoded by the coding sequence GTGCGCAAACGGAATCAAGAGCATGAAGAGCATGCAGACGAGAGCTGGCTGCTCCCTTATTCTGACCTTATGACACTTCTGCTTGCCATGTTCATCGTCCTGTTCGGAATGAGCTCCGTGAACGCGGAGAAATTCAAAGCGGTCAGCGATGCCTTTAACAACGTGCTTAGCGGTGGATCGGGTATTCTGGATCAGAGCTCATTCAACAGTAACGACATGCAATCCTTCAAAGTACAGCCTAAGCCGGATGATGTAAAAGCCAGCGTAAATGAGCTGAGGCGCCGGGAGCAGGAAAATCTGGAAGGGCTTAAGAAGCAATTGGACAACTATATTAAGCAGAATGGACTGACGAATGATCTTGATACGAAGCTCAATCAGTCCCAGCTAATGATTACGATCAGCGACAAAGCGCTGTTCCCTTCGGGAGAAGCTGAGGTGAAACCGGATGCCCGGAAGCTGGCCGAGGCCATCTCGGACATGCTGGAGCAGTTCCCGGACTATGAGGTTATTGTCTCGGGTCATACCGACAATATACCGATATCCAATAAAGAGTACCCTTCAAACTGGGATCTCAGTTCTGCCCGGGCATTGAATTTTATGAAGATATTGATGCTGAATACACAGCTTGATCCACAGAAATTCAGTGCGATTGGATACGGCGAGTATCATCCAGTATCCACAAACGAATCAGCAGTCGGCAGAGCACAGAACCGCCGCGTCGAAGTATCGATTATTCGTAAGTATGTCGATCCGGATCAGAAGCTAGGTGTAACCACGGCTCATGAATAA
- the motA gene encoding flagellar motor stator protein MotA: MEISTIIGLILGFVALIWGMFLKGAPIESLVSNPAAFVIIFVGTAATLFVAFPLSELKKFPKLLKMTVVKPKIITKGELIALFAEWATITRREGLLALEAKVEEINDDFLRNGMRMIIDGNDQEFVQDVLTEDIAATEERHKAGAQIFSQAGMYAPTLGVLGAVVGLIAALSDMSDVEVLSHAISGAFIATVFGIFTGYVMWHPIANKLKRLSKKEIEIRLMMVEGLLSIQSGVSTIAIQQKLAVFLTPAERAHILEKGAGQGAQTESRA, translated from the coding sequence ATGGAAATCTCAACGATTATTGGACTTATTCTTGGATTCGTGGCACTTATTTGGGGAATGTTCCTCAAAGGTGCGCCGATCGAAAGCTTGGTCTCCAACCCCGCGGCCTTTGTCATTATCTTCGTGGGTACCGCAGCGACTCTGTTCGTGGCGTTCCCGCTATCCGAGCTGAAGAAATTTCCGAAGCTGCTCAAAATGACGGTCGTTAAGCCAAAAATCATTACAAAGGGCGAACTGATTGCTCTATTTGCGGAGTGGGCCACAATTACCCGCCGTGAAGGACTGCTCGCTCTGGAAGCCAAGGTAGAAGAAATCAACGATGATTTCTTACGAAACGGAATGCGGATGATCATTGACGGCAATGATCAGGAATTCGTACAGGATGTACTGACGGAGGACATCGCCGCTACCGAGGAGCGACACAAAGCAGGGGCCCAAATCTTCTCGCAAGCCGGGATGTATGCACCTACGCTCGGGGTACTCGGTGCCGTCGTCGGTCTGATTGCAGCATTGTCAGATATGAGCGATGTCGAAGTTCTATCCCATGCGATCTCAGGTGCATTTATCGCAACCGTGTTCGGTATTTTCACTGGTTACGTCATGTGGCATCCGATTGCTAATAAACTGAAACGTCTCTCTAAGAAAGAAATAGAGATCCGACTAATGATGGTAGAAGGCCTGTTATCGATTCAATCCGGGGTGTCTACGATCGCTATTCAACAAAAGCTTGCTGTATTCTTAACCCCTGCCGAGCGTGCTCATATCCTAGAAAAGGGGGCAGGTCAAGGTGCGCAAACGGAATCAAGAGCATGA
- a CDS encoding 4a-hydroxytetrahydrobiopterin dehydratase has product MPFTPQEIEAHLERLEGWELEEGRWIVRKYTFSNYMKGIAFVDEVAAISEAFNHHPFITIDHKTVTLRLTSWEEGGITAVDIKEAQQYNEAFEKARSVG; this is encoded by the coding sequence ATGCCGTTTACACCGCAGGAAATAGAAGCGCATTTAGAGAGACTGGAAGGATGGGAGCTAGAAGAAGGACGATGGATCGTTCGCAAATATACCTTCTCTAATTATATGAAGGGAATCGCTTTTGTCGATGAGGTTGCAGCCATATCGGAAGCGTTCAATCATCACCCTTTTATAACCATTGACCATAAAACAGTGACGCTTCGGCTGACATCATGGGAGGAAGGCGGAATAACGGCCGTTGATATTAAAGAAGCACAGCAGTATAACGAGGCATTTGAGAAAGCACGTTCTGTAGGCTGA
- a CDS encoding c-type cytochrome yields MQKWIMSGLLGVAFIMAIVLIFTLPGKEEVAKEAKPTMPEITLNADQADAIIKANCISCHGDQLQGQVGPNLQKIGATLSADQLYGIIKKGKGQMPTFKDRLKDEEIANVALWLAEQK; encoded by the coding sequence GTGCAGAAATGGATCATGAGCGGATTACTCGGCGTGGCATTCATTATGGCCATCGTGTTGATTTTCACCTTACCTGGTAAAGAAGAAGTGGCCAAAGAGGCCAAACCAACCATGCCTGAAATTACACTCAATGCTGATCAGGCCGATGCTATTATCAAGGCAAACTGTATCAGTTGCCATGGCGATCAACTGCAAGGTCAAGTTGGTCCGAATTTGCAGAAAATCGGAGCTACATTATCAGCGGATCAGCTCTACGGCATCATCAAGAAAGGCAAAGGACAAATGCCAACCTTCAAGGATAGGCTGAAGGACGAAGAAATTGCGAACGTAGCCCTGTGGCTTGCGGAGCAAAAATAA